In Luteimonas sp. MC1750, the following proteins share a genomic window:
- a CDS encoding TonB-dependent receptor: MKASHTRFRRAALCIALGTCLSALAPVALAQSATGAVAGRASAGDQIQVVNATTGATRTVTAGADGSYRLGQLQVGNYSVQVLRDGAAVGEPVPVSVGLGGTTTVNLGSAGGVADMAAVTVVGDRVVNRVDVRSTETATNVTREQISRLPVDQSLASVALLAPGVVASGATFGGLTFGGASVAENAVYINGLNVTDPYRRQGFSSVPFGFYDEFQVKTGGYSAEFGRSTGGVINAVTRSGGNEFQSGVELTMEPSAWASSRNDHYHDDGTLDERDRTSRDGNSFYKANVWASGALVKDRLFFFGMYEVRDSSPKDIDETEAYLTKGDNDFWGAKLDWQINDNHLLELLAFSDKAESTTRTYDYDWASGRTGDQSGESTAGSGGDSWSVTYTGHFSDNFVAKAMYGINERSATSSSPWDADCSIVTVSGSARQDWGCHPTNSSISGRVDEREAIRLDFEWTLGDHLLRFGVDQEVMDSNSSVRYPGDGRSYQVQNVTPGASLNGTVVPPGVTRIVDARRYITGAPVTTEAQAFYLEDNWSVTPNLLLNLGVRFDKFHNKLASGATFARADFEDMVSPRVGFSWDMKGDGTTKLFANAGRYYLPLTNKLTDYFGGGTTDEHTYYVFNGWTDMIDPITGAPYRVPSLGAQIGAVNTDMNAPPPDDVRTAVARDLKQVYQDEFIVGFQQAINQAWSYGVNATYREVTRSVEDARINHVEGCDWYSGDWPIINPGESVTLWCPDTEDWVQFDSSRDGYIASFGNGAVMGYSKPKRTYKAVEFQLDRAWDDKWAVNFSYLWSKTEGNLEGPVNSDTGYADTNLVQHFDHPANNERYGVLFNDFRHQFKLRGSYRLNEMWSFGATATARSGGPITAFGVVWPDDTRSAGGPGEFSGGGSGWLCVANCNNPATRELVYSERGAFGRMPWVKDVGVNVTWTLPVEDIDLKARFSVYNLFNSQTMVNVHSRYESTPGTRMPYFGQGTAWQAPRYAQLVVTWNF; encoded by the coding sequence ATGAAGGCCAGCCACACCCGATTCCGCCGAGCCGCACTCTGTATCGCCCTGGGCACCTGCCTGTCCGCACTGGCGCCGGTGGCGCTGGCGCAGAGCGCCACCGGCGCGGTCGCCGGGCGCGCCAGCGCGGGCGACCAGATCCAGGTGGTCAACGCCACCACCGGCGCCACCCGCACCGTGACCGCGGGCGCCGACGGCAGCTATCGCCTGGGCCAGCTGCAGGTCGGCAACTACAGCGTGCAGGTCCTGCGCGACGGCGCCGCCGTGGGTGAGCCGGTGCCTGTGAGCGTGGGACTCGGCGGCACCACCACCGTCAACCTCGGCAGCGCCGGCGGCGTGGCCGACATGGCCGCGGTGACCGTGGTCGGCGACCGGGTGGTGAACCGGGTCGACGTGCGTTCGACCGAGACCGCGACCAACGTGACACGCGAGCAGATTTCCCGCCTGCCGGTCGACCAGAGCCTGGCTTCGGTGGCGCTGCTGGCCCCGGGCGTGGTCGCGTCGGGTGCGACGTTTGGCGGCCTGACCTTCGGCGGCGCGTCGGTCGCCGAGAACGCGGTCTACATCAACGGTCTCAACGTGACCGATCCGTATCGCCGGCAGGGCTTCTCGTCGGTGCCGTTCGGCTTCTACGACGAATTCCAGGTCAAGACCGGCGGCTACTCGGCGGAGTTCGGCCGCAGCACCGGTGGCGTGATCAACGCCGTGACCCGGTCGGGCGGCAACGAGTTCCAGTCTGGCGTGGAACTCACGATGGAGCCTTCGGCCTGGGCTTCGTCCAGGAACGACCACTATCACGACGACGGCACGCTGGATGAGCGCGACCGGACCAGTCGCGACGGGAACTCGTTCTACAAGGCCAACGTGTGGGCGTCCGGCGCCCTGGTGAAGGACCGTCTGTTCTTCTTCGGCATGTACGAAGTGCGCGACAGCAGCCCCAAGGACATCGACGAGACCGAGGCCTACCTGACCAAGGGCGACAACGATTTCTGGGGCGCCAAGCTCGATTGGCAGATCAACGACAACCACCTGCTGGAGCTCTTGGCCTTCTCCGACAAGGCCGAATCCACCACGCGGACCTACGACTATGACTGGGCTTCGGGCCGGACCGGCGACCAGAGCGGCGAATCGACCGCGGGCTCCGGCGGCGACAGCTGGTCGGTGACCTACACCGGACATTTCAGCGACAACTTCGTCGCCAAGGCGATGTACGGCATCAACGAGCGCAGCGCCACCAGCAGCAGCCCGTGGGATGCCGACTGCAGCATCGTGACGGTGTCCGGCTCGGCGCGGCAGGACTGGGGTTGCCATCCCACCAACAGCAGCATCAGCGGGCGCGTGGACGAGCGCGAGGCCATCCGGCTCGACTTCGAGTGGACGCTGGGCGACCACCTGCTGCGCTTCGGCGTCGACCAGGAGGTGATGGATTCCAACAGCTCCGTGCGCTATCCGGGCGATGGCCGCAGCTACCAGGTGCAGAACGTCACTCCCGGCGCATCGCTGAACGGGACCGTCGTTCCTCCGGGCGTGACCCGTATCGTCGATGCGCGCCGCTACATCACCGGTGCCCCGGTAACCACCGAGGCACAGGCGTTCTACCTCGAGGACAACTGGAGCGTCACCCCCAACCTCCTGCTGAACCTCGGCGTGCGCTTCGACAAGTTCCACAACAAGCTGGCGTCGGGCGCCACCTTCGCCCGCGCTGACTTCGAGGACATGGTGTCTCCCCGCGTCGGCTTCAGCTGGGACATGAAGGGTGACGGCACCACCAAGCTGTTCGCGAACGCCGGCCGCTACTACCTGCCGCTGACCAACAAGCTGACCGACTACTTCGGCGGCGGCACCACCGACGAGCACACCTACTACGTGTTCAACGGCTGGACCGACATGATCGATCCGATCACCGGGGCGCCGTACCGGGTCCCGAGCCTCGGCGCGCAGATTGGCGCCGTCAACACCGACATGAACGCGCCGCCGCCGGACGACGTGCGCACCGCGGTCGCGCGCGACCTGAAGCAGGTCTACCAGGACGAGTTCATCGTCGGCTTCCAGCAGGCCATCAACCAGGCCTGGTCGTACGGCGTCAACGCGACCTACCGGGAAGTGACGCGCTCGGTGGAAGACGCGCGCATCAACCACGTCGAAGGCTGCGACTGGTACTCGGGCGACTGGCCGATCATCAACCCGGGCGAGTCGGTCACGCTGTGGTGTCCGGACACCGAGGACTGGGTGCAGTTCGACTCGTCGCGCGACGGCTACATCGCCTCGTTCGGCAACGGCGCTGTCATGGGGTACAGCAAGCCCAAGCGCACCTACAAGGCCGTCGAGTTCCAGCTGGATCGCGCGTGGGACGACAAGTGGGCGGTGAACTTCAGCTACCTCTGGTCGAAGACCGAGGGCAACCTCGAGGGCCCGGTCAACTCCGACACCGGCTACGCCGACACCAACCTGGTGCAGCACTTCGACCATCCCGCCAACAACGAGCGCTATGGCGTGCTGTTCAACGACTTCCGCCACCAGTTCAAGCTGCGCGGCAGCTATCGCCTCAACGAGATGTGGAGCTTCGGCGCCACCGCGACCGCGCGTTCGGGCGGTCCGATCACGGCCTTCGGCGTGGTCTGGCCGGATGACACCCGCAGCGCCGGTGGCCCTGGCGAGTTCAGCGGCGGCGGCTCCGGCTGGCTGTGCGTGGCCAACTGCAACAACCCGGCCACGCGCGAGCTGGTCTACTCCGAGCGCGGCGCCTTCGGTCGCATGCCGTGGGTGAAGGACGTCGGCGTCAACGTGACCTGGACGCTGCCGGTGGAGGACATCGACCTCAAGGCGCGCTTCTCGGTCTACAACCTGTTCAACAGCCAGACCATGGTGAACGTGCACTCGCGCTACGAGAGCACGCCGGGTACGCGGATGCCGTACTTCGGGCAGGGAACCGCGTGGCAGGCCCCGCGCTACGCGCAGCTGGTCGTGACCTGGAACTTCTGA
- a CDS encoding transglutaminase domain-containing protein: protein MAIAAALPAIAVAAAFPVGAATAAMAASPGQATDARESRTIDAGGRAIAAVAAPTGDTVANADIGARLVAPPDIVERVDSGDFKGAEAAIAAALSDASLSTDQRTALEFQRERMRRILLDFRLDEAAAKARLRRDIPDLTDAEFARWDAAGLIEARVIDGERRWFSRGPSNLFRLSEEARQRRATPLKFYDSPLEVAHPHHAAVREAAVASGERSVAPQRVRVTQSLTVKPDTVPAGETLRAWLPFPRAIDGQQEGIALQSTVPARHQLAPESALQRTVYMEAPAIAGQPTAFSVTYELTVNAQYADIDPARVVPADITPELAPFVAERAPHVVFSDAMRLESARIVGDETNPYRIAQKLFAAVDRIPWAGAREYSTISNIGQHALEQGHADCGQQTLLLITLLRMNGIPARWQSGWIFSDGDYNNMHDWGWMYLAPYGWVPMDVTFGRLPGADGKLQDFYLGGLDAWRIAFNDDWSREFVPAKRHPRSETVDLQRGEVEWDGGNLYFDQWNYDFEWQLLPPVTDDGT, encoded by the coding sequence TTGGCCATCGCCGCCGCGCTTCCTGCGATCGCCGTCGCCGCCGCTTTTCCTGTAGGAGCGGCTACAGCCGCGATGGCGGCATCCCCTGGACAGGCGACGGATGCGCGCGAGTCGCGGACCATCGACGCCGGTGGCAGGGCGATCGCGGCTGTAGCCGCTCCTACAGGGGACACGGTGGCGAATGCCGACATCGGGGCGCGGTTGGTCGCGCCGCCGGACATCGTCGAGCGCGTCGACTCGGGTGACTTCAAGGGCGCCGAGGCCGCGATTGCCGCGGCGCTTTCCGACGCCTCGCTCAGCACCGACCAGCGCACCGCGCTCGAATTCCAGCGCGAGCGCATGCGCCGCATCCTGCTCGACTTCCGCCTGGACGAGGCCGCTGCCAAGGCGCGCCTGCGCCGCGACATCCCCGACCTCACCGACGCCGAGTTCGCGCGCTGGGACGCTGCCGGCCTCATCGAGGCGCGGGTGATCGACGGTGAGCGCCGCTGGTTCAGCCGCGGACCCTCCAACCTGTTTCGACTCAGCGAAGAGGCGCGCCAGCGCCGCGCGACTCCGCTGAAGTTCTACGACAGCCCGCTGGAAGTCGCGCATCCGCACCACGCCGCCGTGCGCGAGGCGGCCGTGGCGAGCGGCGAGCGCTCGGTCGCGCCGCAGCGCGTGCGCGTGACCCAGTCGCTGACGGTGAAGCCCGACACGGTGCCTGCAGGCGAGACGCTCCGCGCCTGGCTGCCATTCCCGCGCGCGATCGACGGCCAGCAGGAGGGCATCGCGCTGCAGTCGACGGTCCCGGCGCGCCACCAGCTCGCGCCCGAATCCGCGCTGCAGCGCACCGTGTACATGGAAGCACCGGCCATCGCCGGCCAGCCCACCGCGTTCTCGGTGACCTACGAATTGACGGTCAACGCGCAGTACGCTGATATCGACCCCGCCCGCGTGGTCCCGGCGGACATCACGCCCGAGCTCGCGCCCTTCGTCGCCGAGCGCGCCCCGCACGTGGTCTTCAGCGATGCCATGCGCCTGGAGTCGGCGCGGATCGTGGGCGACGAGACCAACCCCTACCGCATCGCGCAGAAGCTCTTCGCCGCCGTCGACCGGATTCCATGGGCCGGGGCCCGCGAGTACTCGACCATCAGCAACATCGGCCAGCACGCACTGGAGCAGGGCCACGCCGACTGCGGCCAGCAGACCCTGCTGCTGATCACCCTGCTGCGCATGAACGGCATTCCCGCGCGCTGGCAGTCGGGCTGGATCTTCTCCGACGGCGACTACAACAACATGCACGACTGGGGCTGGATGTACCTGGCCCCCTACGGCTGGGTCCCGATGGACGTGACCTTCGGTCGTCTGCCGGGTGCCGACGGGAAACTCCAGGATTTCTACCTTGGCGGCCTCGACGCCTGGCGCATCGCGTTCAACGACGACTGGTCGCGCGAATTCGTGCCGGCCAAGCGCCACCCACGTTCCGAAACCGTCGACCTGCAGCGCGGGGAAGTCGAGTGGGACGGCGGCAACCTGTATTTCGACCAGTGGAATTACGACTTCGAGTGGCAGTTGCTGCCACCGGTCACGGACGACGGCACCTGA
- a CDS encoding SH3 domain-containing protein, producing MRSTALLLSLLLVLPASLAAREPAPAAPPFAVPGLTESHLSPAFWIEALPDPDRIVLTPAQIAAQNARMQAEDPSIHDLEALPGRIEGTQVRAWIEGLSKLPERPLHDVHGKPVERGELDRIQASLALDAIPDSQPARHGMVVRRADLRAFPTRLRVFSSAGDTDIDRFQESALFPGDPVAIVHQSADGEWLFIVSQRYAAWIEAQYVAEGERDAIHAWGRRAPFLVVTGATARTAYTPENPGVSDVQLEMGVRVPVRAGWPPMDEVNGQLPAAAHVIELPVRGGDGRLSFEPALLPRSADVASDYLPLTEANLIRQSFKFLGERYGWGHSYNARDCSGFASEIYRSFGVLIPRNTSAQAVSPALNRLPLDKADSHGKRLEALRDARPGDLVYMPGHVMMMIGHVDGEPFVIHDTSGMSWKPEGADDLVRLHLNGVVVTPVAPMMTNATTPTIDRLTSIQRIRP from the coding sequence ATGCGATCCACTGCGCTGCTCCTCAGCCTCCTGCTCGTGCTTCCGGCGTCGCTCGCCGCGCGCGAACCCGCCCCGGCCGCGCCGCCATTCGCGGTGCCGGGACTCACCGAATCCCATCTTTCGCCAGCCTTCTGGATCGAGGCCCTGCCCGATCCGGACCGGATCGTGCTGACGCCGGCACAGATCGCCGCGCAGAACGCACGCATGCAGGCGGAGGATCCGTCGATCCATGACCTCGAGGCCCTGCCCGGACGCATCGAAGGCACGCAGGTGCGGGCCTGGATCGAAGGCCTGTCGAAGCTCCCGGAACGCCCGCTCCATGATGTCCACGGCAAGCCCGTTGAACGCGGCGAACTCGACCGCATCCAGGCCAGCCTCGCGCTCGACGCCATTCCCGACAGCCAGCCGGCGCGCCACGGCATGGTCGTGCGCCGCGCGGACCTGCGCGCCTTCCCGACCCGCCTGCGCGTGTTCAGCAGTGCGGGCGATACCGACATCGACCGCTTCCAGGAAAGCGCGCTGTTCCCCGGCGATCCGGTCGCCATCGTCCACCAGAGCGCCGACGGCGAGTGGCTCTTCATCGTCAGCCAGCGCTATGCCGCCTGGATCGAGGCGCAGTACGTCGCCGAAGGCGAGCGCGATGCCATCCACGCCTGGGGCCGCCGCGCGCCATTCCTCGTGGTCACCGGCGCCACCGCGCGCACCGCGTACACGCCGGAGAACCCCGGGGTGTCCGACGTACAGCTGGAGATGGGCGTGCGCGTCCCGGTGCGCGCGGGCTGGCCGCCGATGGACGAAGTCAACGGCCAGCTTCCGGCCGCGGCGCATGTCATCGAGCTGCCGGTGCGCGGCGGGGACGGCCGGCTGTCGTTCGAGCCTGCCCTGCTCCCGCGCTCGGCCGACGTCGCCAGCGACTACCTGCCGCTGACCGAAGCCAACCTCATCCGCCAGTCGTTCAAGTTCCTCGGCGAGCGCTACGGCTGGGGCCATTCTTACAACGCGCGCGACTGCAGCGGCTTCGCCTCGGAGATCTACCGCAGCTTCGGCGTGCTGATCCCGCGCAACACCAGCGCGCAGGCGGTGAGCCCGGCGCTCAACCGCCTGCCACTGGACAAGGCCGACAGCCATGGCAAGCGGCTGGAGGCGCTGCGCGATGCGCGGCCGGGCGACCTGGTCTACATGCCGGGCCACGTGATGATGATGATCGGCCACGTCGACGGCGAACCCTTCGTCATCCACGACACCAGCGGCATGAGCTGGAAGCCCGAAGGCGCCGATGACCTGGTGCGCCTGCACCTCAACGGCGTGGTGGTGACGCCGGTCGCGCCGATGATGACCAACGCGACCACGCCCACGATCGACCGTCTCACCAGCATCCAGCGCATCCGGCCCTGA